One window from the genome of Breoghania sp. L-A4 encodes:
- a CDS encoding MHYT domain-containing protein, producing MQFTYDYGLAILSVVIAIQGSYVGLLLAKSLSGHSGAAWKVRFGAAAVSLGVAIWAMHFIGMLAVRLDIPVGYDVLLTLVSALVAALVVGAGLCCGRVLRLGRWSLGIGGAAMGAGIAGMHYIGMAALTGVTCTFDPVMVSASVAVGMGSSMLGLWLLFVRGPGHNVLTSAVALGAAISGMHYTAMAAATFEPLSSVQPVTAPAMSNDMLAIIVAIIAFAISAVFFLTLLPDEPGEEMDAREGAEHWSTRVFGDMNHGELAVPQGMAGETPRGWNAGSSAAQGGEMIRIPVNKDGKIILLAPEQVYAARADAHYTSIFDGERTYFCSLSISELEDRVRRADFVRVHRSHLVNLRHAQTLRRNGEQGVLELDGDTPYQVPVSRTRLKPLKVALGV from the coding sequence ATGCAATTTACCTATGACTATGGGCTCGCAATCCTGTCGGTCGTCATCGCCATTCAGGGCAGCTACGTAGGGCTGCTTCTGGCGAAGTCGCTGTCGGGCCATTCTGGCGCCGCCTGGAAGGTCAGGTTCGGCGCCGCGGCCGTTTCGCTCGGCGTCGCCATCTGGGCCATGCATTTCATCGGCATGCTTGCCGTCCGGCTGGATATTCCCGTGGGCTACGATGTGCTGCTGACGCTGGTCTCGGCCCTCGTGGCGGCGCTCGTGGTGGGCGCCGGCCTGTGCTGCGGCCGTGTGCTGCGGCTTGGCCGCTGGAGCCTGGGGATCGGCGGCGCGGCGATGGGCGCCGGCATCGCCGGCATGCACTACATCGGCATGGCGGCGCTGACCGGCGTCACCTGCACCTTCGATCCGGTCATGGTGTCCGCGTCGGTCGCCGTCGGCATGGGCTCGTCCATGCTGGGGCTGTGGCTCTTGTTCGTGCGTGGCCCGGGCCACAACGTGCTGACCTCGGCGGTGGCGCTGGGGGCGGCCATTTCCGGCATGCATTACACCGCCATGGCGGCGGCCACCTTCGAGCCGCTGTCCTCCGTGCAGCCGGTGACCGCGCCGGCCATGTCCAACGACATGCTGGCGATCATCGTCGCCATCATCGCCTTTGCCATTTCAGCGGTCTTCTTCCTCACTTTGCTTCCCGACGAGCCCGGCGAGGAGATGGACGCGCGCGAGGGTGCGGAGCATTGGTCCACGCGTGTCTTCGGCGACATGAACCACGGCGAGCTTGCGGTGCCGCAAGGCATGGCCGGGGAGACGCCGCGAGGCTGGAACGCGGGCTCCTCCGCGGCCCAAGGCGGCGAGATGATCCGTATCCCGGTGAACAAGGACGGAAAGATCATCCTGCTGGCGCCCGAGCAGGTCTATGCCGCGCGCGCCGACGCGCATTACACGAGCATCTTTGACGGCGAGCGCACCTATTTCTGTTCGCTGTCGATCTCGGAGCTGGAAGACCGGGTGCGCAGGGCCGATTTCGTGCGCGTCCACCGCAGCCACCTGGTCAACCTCCGCCACGCCCAGACCCTGCGCCGCAATGGCGAGCAGGGCGTGCTGGAACTCGACGGCGACACCCCCTACCAGGTCCCGGTCAGCCGCACCCGTCTGAAGCCGCTGAAAGTGGCGCTGGGGGTTTGA
- a CDS encoding VOC family protein: protein MTSASKPFTPDHFTVWTEIPVTDMDKAIAFYGAVFKTELKVDDTGPNPIAIFPTTGTDSVAGHLYPGKPAARGEGPTIHLACPDALEQTMDRLHAAGGTVLSDPITIPPGRFAYCQDPDGNSIGLFESARMAKTIDHAEIDRMQDA, encoded by the coding sequence ATGACGTCCGCATCGAAGCCTTTCACCCCGGATCATTTCACCGTCTGGACCGAAATCCCGGTCACCGACATGGACAAGGCCATCGCGTTCTATGGCGCGGTGTTCAAAACCGAATTGAAGGTGGATGACACCGGGCCCAACCCGATCGCCATCTTCCCCACCACCGGCACCGACAGCGTCGCCGGGCACCTGTATCCCGGCAAGCCCGCCGCCCGGGGGGAAGGCCCGACGATCCACCTCGCCTGCCCCGACGCGCTGGAGCAAACCATGGACCGGCTGCACGCCGCTGGCGGCACGGTGCTGTCGGATCCGATCACGATTCCGCCGGGCCGCTTCGCCTACTGCCAGGATCCCGACGGCAATTCCATCGGCCTGTTCGAAAGTGCGCGCATGGCGAAGACGATTGACCATGCGGAAATTGATCGTATGCAGGATGCGTGA
- a CDS encoding Hsp70 family protein, translating to MTHLACGLDFGTSNSTLAIHAENAPRLLPLEGDEVTIPSAVFFGTEPQDAFLVGRAAMRAYVEGATGRLMRSLKSILGSSLIEDRTQVYKRRIAFSEVIRLYIAELKARAEIAAGAPIDHVVLGRPVHFVDNKDEADAQAEATLLRIAREIGFSDVSFQFEPVAAAFDYERRIDRERIVLIADFGGGTSDFTVVRLSPDRNVADDRARDILANGGLRLGGTDYDRTLSISAFMPTLGHETLQTRGDLEIPAGPYWDLSNWADIHHLYDPKRLIEIRHTRQVAQRPEFIDRLIHIIEERKGHSMLIEVEAAKIALSSAPAYQAALDWIEAGLTVTATRDSFERTTARLRERLRGASLACVAESGLTPEAISAIFFTGGTSQIPNVREAITHTFPDAQVIDGDRFGSVGLGLAIEAKRRYG from the coding sequence GTGACGCACCTTGCTTGCGGGCTGGATTTCGGCACCTCGAACTCCACCCTCGCCATCCACGCGGAGAACGCGCCGCGCCTGTTGCCCCTGGAAGGCGACGAGGTAACGATTCCCAGTGCGGTGTTCTTCGGCACGGAACCGCAGGACGCCTTCCTGGTGGGCCGCGCCGCCATGCGCGCCTACGTGGAGGGCGCGACGGGACGGCTGATGCGCTCGCTCAAGTCGATCCTCGGCTCCTCGCTGATCGAGGACCGGACGCAGGTCTACAAGCGCCGCATCGCCTTTTCGGAGGTGATCCGCCTGTATATCGCCGAGTTGAAGGCGCGCGCGGAAATCGCCGCCGGGGCGCCCATCGATCATGTGGTGCTGGGCCGCCCGGTGCATTTCGTCGACAACAAGGACGAGGCCGACGCCCAGGCCGAGGCGACCCTGCTGCGCATCGCACGCGAGATCGGCTTTTCGGATGTTTCCTTCCAGTTCGAGCCCGTCGCCGCCGCCTTCGACTACGAGCGCCGGATCGATCGGGAACGCATCGTGCTGATCGCCGACTTCGGCGGCGGCACCTCGGATTTCACCGTCGTGCGTCTGTCGCCCGATCGCAACGTCGCCGACGACCGCGCCCGCGACATCCTCGCCAACGGCGGCCTGCGCCTGGGCGGCACGGATTATGACCGAACCTTGAGCATAAGCGCCTTCATGCCGACGCTCGGCCACGAGACGCTGCAGACACGGGGTGATCTGGAAATTCCGGCGGGCCCCTACTGGGACCTGTCGAACTGGGCCGACATCCACCATCTCTATGATCCCAAACGACTCATCGAGATCCGCCACACCCGGCAGGTCGCGCAGCGGCCCGAGTTCATCGATCGGCTGATCCATATCATCGAGGAGCGCAAGGGCCACAGCATGCTGATCGAGGTGGAGGCGGCGAAAATCGCCCTGTCGTCAGCGCCCGCGTATCAAGCGGCGCTCGACTGGATCGAGGCGGGCCTCACCGTCACCGCGACCCGCGACAGCTTCGAACGGACCACCGCGCGGCTGCGGGAACGCCTGCGCGGCGCATCGCTCGCCTGCGTCGCCGAGTCGGGGCTGACGCCGGAGGCGATTTCCGCCATCTTCTTCACCGGCGGCACCAGCCAGATCCCCAACGTCCGCGAAGCGATCACGCACACCTTCCCCGACGCCCAGGTCATCGACGGCGACCGCTTCGGCTCCGTCGGCCTGGGTCTGGCGATCGAGGCCAAGCGGCGCTACGGGTAG
- a CDS encoding sulfurtransferase/chromate resistance protein, with the protein MSAPNAISCDKLARIIGTPRTPILLDVRSEDDFMADPRLLPGATRVDDQALADLAAQLGNQPTIAVCQAGHRRSQGTAAWLRAEGCVSEYLEDGFEAWRAAGLPLIDPAKLPQRDAQGRTVWVTRSRPKIDRIACPWLIRRFLDPRAVFLFVAPAEVTAVAERYNGTPFDIEDVFWSHRETLCTFDVLLAEFGLTIPALDRLATIVRGADTARLDLAPEAAGLLAASLGLSRMYSDDLEQLKAGMLLYDAFYRWARDASEETHNWPTNTPKAER; encoded by the coding sequence ATGTCTGCGCCCAATGCCATTTCCTGTGACAAGCTCGCCCGCATCATCGGAACCCCACGCACACCTATTCTGCTTGACGTCCGCTCTGAGGACGACTTCATGGCCGACCCGAGGCTCCTGCCCGGTGCGACCAGAGTTGACGACCAGGCGCTTGCCGATCTCGCCGCGCAGTTGGGAAATCAGCCAACCATTGCTGTTTGCCAGGCCGGACACCGGCGCAGCCAGGGCACAGCCGCATGGCTCCGCGCGGAGGGCTGTGTCTCGGAATACCTCGAGGACGGGTTCGAGGCATGGCGCGCCGCCGGTTTGCCATTGATCGATCCCGCCAAGTTGCCGCAACGCGACGCCCAGGGCCGCACCGTCTGGGTTACGCGATCGCGCCCGAAGATCGACCGCATCGCCTGCCCCTGGCTAATTCGCAGGTTCCTTGATCCCCGCGCGGTGTTCCTGTTTGTAGCCCCCGCGGAAGTGACCGCGGTTGCCGAGCGCTACAATGGTACTCCCTTCGACATCGAGGACGTGTTTTGGAGCCACCGGGAGACGCTATGCACTTTCGACGTGCTGCTGGCGGAATTCGGTCTGACCATTCCCGCGCTCGACAGGCTCGCGACCATCGTTCGCGGCGCCGATACCGCCCGGCTCGACCTCGCCCCTGAGGCGGCGGGTCTGCTCGCGGCGTCGCTGGGATTGTCTCGGATGTATTCAGACGACCTGGAGCAACTCAAGGCCGGAATGCTGCTCTACGACGCGTTCTATCGCTGGGCGCGTGACGCGAGTGAGGAGACCCACAACTGGCCCACGAACACACCAAAGGCAGAGCGGTGA
- a CDS encoding MoxR family ATPase — MTLDKAEIATRLAGAGYVADSELGTALVLMDLLKRPLLLEGEAGVGKTEVAKALSAVHEAPLIRLQCYEGLDASSALYEWNYQRQLLAIKTHERDGLAAEAVEAQIFSEDYLLERPLLAAIRSKTPSVLLIDEIDRADEEFEAFLLEILSDWQVSVPELGTIKAVTIPRVILTSNGTRELSDALRRRCLYHYVDYPDEARETRILQARLPDIDTSLAIEIARMVAMIRKEDLSKVPGVAETVDWAAALVGLGVKHLADQPEVIHETLLCLLKTRSDQASMTREVTDRLLGKVA, encoded by the coding sequence ATGACCCTCGACAAGGCCGAAATCGCCACGCGTCTCGCCGGTGCCGGATATGTGGCGGACAGTGAACTGGGCACAGCACTCGTCTTGATGGACCTGCTCAAGCGGCCTCTGCTGCTGGAGGGCGAGGCCGGAGTCGGCAAGACCGAGGTCGCAAAGGCCTTGAGCGCGGTTCATGAGGCGCCGCTGATCCGCCTGCAGTGCTACGAGGGGCTGGATGCCTCTTCGGCGCTGTATGAATGGAACTATCAGCGCCAGTTGCTGGCCATCAAGACGCACGAGCGCGACGGGCTCGCGGCCGAGGCGGTCGAGGCGCAGATCTTTTCCGAAGACTATCTGCTCGAGCGGCCGCTGCTGGCCGCCATCCGCTCCAAGACGCCGTCGGTGCTGCTGATCGACGAGATCGACCGGGCGGACGAGGAATTCGAGGCGTTTTTGCTGGAGATCCTGTCGGACTGGCAGGTCTCGGTGCCCGAGCTCGGCACCATCAAGGCGGTGACGATCCCGCGGGTGATCCTGACGTCGAACGGCACCCGCGAGCTCTCCGACGCGCTGCGCAGGCGCTGCCTGTATCACTATGTCGACTATCCCGACGAGGCGCGCGAGACCCGCATCCTGCAGGCCCGGCTGCCGGACATCGACACCAGCCTGGCGATCGAGATCGCGCGCATGGTGGCGATGATCCGCAAGGAGGACCTTTCCAAGGTTCCGGGCGTGGCCGAGACCGTCGACTGGGCGGCCGCGCTCGTCGGCCTGGGGGTCAAGCATCTCGCCGACCAGCCCGAAGTCATCCACGAGACCCTGCTGTGTCTGCTCAAGACCCGGTCCGACCAGGCGTCGATGACCCGCGAAGTCACCGACCGTCTGCTGGGAAAGGTGGCCTGA
- the chrA gene encoding chromate efflux transporter, protein MKGRRYPTLAEATHIWARIGLLSFGGPAGQIALMHRILVEEQRWLGEKRFLHALNYCMLLPGPEAMQLAVYIGWLMHRTLGGIIAGALFVLPGVVSIMALSWVYALYGNVGPIQALFFGLKAAVLAIVIQAVIRIGSRALRNAAMRAIAATSFIAIFGFAVPFPLIILAAGMIGLFGARAGMPAFLGGGGHGKVGAIQVNDADTLLGEESPAHTQVNRAWAFRVSAVFLILWLTPAALLFAVFGPANIFAQIAAFFSVMAVVTFGGAYAVLAYVAQEAVQNFGWLAPGEMLDGLGMAETTPGPLIMVTQFVGFMGAFRGAGGLSPLVAGTLGGLLTTWVTFTPCFLWIFLGAPFIERLRDNKVLSAALTAITAAIVGVILNLAVWFGLHVIFDEVRTVMSFGLSLDMPVLSSLNGPAAALVLVALIAVLRFRPGPVSVLAGCAAAGLALNFAGIT, encoded by the coding sequence GTGAAGGGCCGTCGATATCCCACGCTCGCCGAGGCCACTCACATCTGGGCGCGGATCGGGCTGCTGAGTTTTGGCGGTCCCGCCGGGCAAATCGCGCTCATGCACCGTATCCTTGTCGAGGAGCAACGCTGGCTGGGCGAGAAGCGGTTTCTGCACGCGCTCAACTACTGCATGCTACTGCCCGGCCCGGAGGCGATGCAGCTTGCCGTCTATATCGGCTGGCTAATGCATCGCACCTTGGGCGGCATCATAGCGGGCGCCCTTTTTGTCCTGCCGGGTGTGGTGTCGATCATGGCGCTCAGTTGGGTCTATGCGCTTTATGGCAACGTCGGCCCCATCCAAGCGCTGTTTTTCGGGCTCAAAGCAGCGGTGCTGGCCATCGTCATACAGGCCGTGATCCGCATCGGGTCGCGCGCCTTGAGAAATGCCGCGATGCGGGCCATTGCCGCGACCTCCTTCATCGCGATCTTCGGTTTCGCAGTACCGTTTCCGCTGATCATCCTGGCCGCAGGGATGATCGGACTTTTTGGTGCCCGCGCAGGTATGCCCGCCTTCCTGGGTGGCGGCGGACATGGCAAGGTTGGCGCGATACAGGTCAACGACGCCGACACATTGCTGGGCGAAGAGTCACCTGCCCACACACAGGTCAACCGTGCGTGGGCCTTTCGTGTATCAGCGGTATTCCTCATCCTCTGGCTGACTCCGGCGGCCCTGCTGTTCGCCGTGTTCGGACCTGCCAACATCTTTGCGCAGATCGCGGCCTTCTTCAGCGTCATGGCTGTGGTGACCTTCGGAGGTGCCTATGCGGTGCTCGCCTATGTGGCGCAGGAGGCGGTACAGAACTTCGGCTGGCTCGCGCCAGGCGAGATGCTCGACGGCCTTGGCATGGCGGAAACGACCCCCGGCCCGCTGATCATGGTGACACAGTTCGTGGGCTTCATGGGGGCCTTCCGCGGTGCGGGCGGGCTCTCGCCGTTGGTGGCGGGAACGCTGGGTGGGCTTCTAACCACGTGGGTAACGTTTACACCTTGCTTCCTTTGGATATTCCTCGGTGCGCCCTTCATCGAGCGGTTGCGCGACAACAAAGTGCTGTCAGCCGCGCTGACCGCGATTACGGCGGCGATTGTGGGTGTTATCCTGAATCTCGCCGTCTGGTTCGGCCTGCATGTCATCTTCGACGAGGTCCGTACCGTCATGTCGTTCGGGCTCAGTCTCGATATGCCCGTCTTGTCATCGCTCAACGGCCCCGCGGCGGCTCTGGTGCTGGTCGCACTGATCGCGGTGTTGCGGTTCCGTCCCGGACCCGTCTCAGTCCTTGCCGGGTGTGCCGCGGCCGGGCTCGCGCTAAACTTCGCCGGGATTACGTGA
- a CDS encoding (2Fe-2S)-binding protein codes for MAKTHVKMTVNGKEVEALVEPRTLLIHFIREELSLTGPHIGCETTHCGACTLDIDGKSVKSCTLFAVQADGADIRTIEGMAEADGSLHPLQEAFRQHHGLQCGFCTPGMITRAYRLLQENPNPTDEEIRMGIAGNLCRCTGYQNIVKAIRAAAEVMNGADAKEAAE; via the coding sequence ATGGCTAAAACACACGTCAAGATGACCGTGAACGGCAAAGAGGTGGAAGCCCTCGTAGAGCCGCGCACGTTGCTCATTCACTTCATCCGCGAGGAGCTGTCGCTGACCGGCCCGCACATCGGCTGCGAGACCACCCACTGCGGCGCCTGCACGCTCGACATCGACGGCAAGTCGGTCAAGTCCTGCACGCTGTTCGCGGTGCAGGCCGACGGCGCGGACATCCGCACGATCGAGGGCATGGCGGAAGCCGACGGCAGCCTGCATCCGCTGCAGGAAGCCTTCCGCCAGCACCATGGCCTGCAGTGCGGTTTCTGCACCCCGGGCATGATCACCCGCGCCTACCGCCTGCTGCAGGAAAACCCCAACCCGACGGACGAGGAAATCCGCATGGGCATCGCGGGCAACCTGTGCCGGTGCACCGGCTATCAGAACATCGTCAAGGCCATCCGGGCCGCCGCCGAGGTTATGAACGGCGCTGACGCGAAGGAGGCAGCGGAATGA
- a CDS encoding xanthine dehydrogenase family protein subunit M, whose amino-acid sequence MIPGTFSYYRPDSVDKAVALLTELGEEARPLAGGHSLIPMMKLRLAQPEHLIDLSQIAALKSITREGDTVVIGAMVSQHDMIDSAEIAASLPILIETAKLIADPQVRYVGTMGGNVANGDPGNDMPALMQCLGATYVLAGPNGTREVAARDFYEAAYFTKLEPGELLTQIRIPASPAGHGYAYEKLKRKVGDYATAAAAVVLTMSGGTCASAAIALTNVGDTPLLAEEAASALVGTVIDKAAIDAAVAAAEGITDPASDGRGPAEYRTKMAGVMLRRAIERAKTRAA is encoded by the coding sequence GTGATACCGGGAACCTTTTCCTACTACCGGCCGGATTCCGTCGACAAGGCAGTCGCCCTGCTCACCGAACTGGGTGAAGAAGCGCGGCCGCTCGCCGGAGGCCACAGCCTCATTCCGATGATGAAGCTGCGCCTGGCGCAGCCGGAGCATCTCATCGACCTCAGCCAGATCGCCGCACTGAAGAGCATCACGCGTGAGGGCGACACGGTCGTCATCGGCGCCATGGTGTCGCAGCACGACATGATCGACTCGGCCGAGATCGCCGCGAGCCTGCCGATTCTCATCGAGACCGCCAAACTGATCGCCGATCCGCAGGTCCGCTATGTCGGAACCATGGGCGGCAATGTCGCCAATGGTGATCCCGGCAACGACATGCCGGCGCTGATGCAGTGCCTGGGAGCCACCTATGTGCTGGCGGGTCCCAACGGCACCCGCGAGGTCGCGGCGCGCGACTTCTACGAGGCGGCCTATTTCACCAAGCTCGAGCCGGGCGAACTGCTCACGCAAATCCGGATCCCGGCGTCGCCGGCGGGCCACGGCTACGCCTATGAGAAGCTGAAGCGCAAGGTCGGCGACTATGCGACCGCCGCCGCCGCCGTCGTGCTGACGATGAGTGGCGGGACGTGCGCCTCCGCGGCGATCGCGCTCACCAACGTCGGTGACACACCGCTGCTTGCTGAGGAGGCCGCCAGCGCCCTCGTCGGCACCGTGATCGACAAGGCGGCCATCGATGCGGCTGTCGCGGCGGCGGAAGGCATCACCGATCCTGCGTCCGACGGACGCGGCCCCGCGGAGTACCGCACCAAGATGGCCGGCGTCATGCTCCGCCGTGCGATCGAGCGCGCCAAGACGCGCGCGGCGTGA
- a CDS encoding pirin family protein encodes MSRLPDDPTLGDAISSNAIDTIIVPRARDLGGFSVRRALPSPKRQMVGPFIFFDQVGPAEFITGEGIDVRPHPHIGLATVTYLYDGEIYHRDSLGSAQPIQPGDVNWMTAGRGITHSERTAPEVKATGSKLFGVQSWVALPGHAEETAPDFTHHAKAALPVIETPGARVRIIAGELYGAKAPTKTFSDMFYADVALEAGATIPLDAGYEERGVYTLSGDIEIAGDTFGPGQLLVFKPGDALSITARTDARFQLLGGEPMDGQRYVWWNFVSSSKERIEQAKEEWRRGRFDIVPGDEADYIPLPD; translated from the coding sequence ATGAGCAGACTGCCCGACGATCCCACCCTGGGCGATGCGATCAGCAGCAACGCCATCGACACGATCATCGTGCCGCGCGCGCGCGATCTCGGCGGCTTTTCCGTGCGCCGCGCCCTGCCCTCGCCCAAGCGGCAGATGGTCGGCCCCTTCATCTTCTTTGATCAGGTCGGCCCGGCGGAGTTCATCACCGGAGAAGGCATCGACGTGCGGCCGCATCCGCACATCGGGCTCGCCACCGTCACCTATCTCTACGACGGCGAGATCTACCACCGCGACAGCCTCGGCTCGGCGCAGCCGATCCAGCCCGGCGACGTCAACTGGATGACGGCCGGGCGCGGCATCACCCATTCCGAGCGCACCGCGCCCGAGGTGAAGGCCACCGGCTCGAAACTGTTCGGCGTGCAAAGCTGGGTGGCGCTGCCCGGACACGCCGAGGAAACGGCGCCGGACTTCACCCATCACGCCAAGGCGGCGCTGCCGGTGATCGAGACTCCGGGCGCGCGCGTGCGCATCATCGCCGGTGAACTCTATGGAGCCAAGGCACCCACGAAGACCTTCTCCGACATGTTCTATGCCGACGTGGCGCTGGAGGCCGGCGCCACGATTCCGCTCGACGCGGGCTACGAGGAGCGCGGCGTCTACACGCTGTCGGGCGACATCGAGATCGCCGGCGACACCTTCGGTCCCGGCCAACTGCTGGTGTTCAAACCCGGCGACGCGCTTTCGATCACCGCGCGCACGGATGCCCGCTTCCAGTTGCTCGGCGGCGAGCCGATGGACGGCCAGCGCTACGTGTGGTGGAACTTCGTCTCCTCGTCGAAGGAACGCATCGAGCAGGCCAAGGAAGAATGGCGCCGCGGCCGTTTCGACATCGTGCCCGGCGACGAGGCGGATTATATCCCGCTGCCCGACTGA
- a CDS encoding aerobic carbon-monoxide dehydrogenase large subunit produces MNDMTLPREEREAKLEGMGCKRKRVEDVRFTQGKGNYVDDIKLPGMLFGDFVRSPYAHARIKSIDTSAAEALPGVKAVLTAETLKTVNLAWMPTLAGDVQMVLADGKVLFQMQEVAFVIAEDRYIAADAVELVEVEYEDLPVVIDPFKAMDADAPVLREDLEGKMEGAHGPRKHHNHIFEWTVGQKEETDAIFASAAVTTKDLISYHRCHPCPLETCCCVASMDKIQGDLTLWGTFQAPHVVRTVASLLSTIPEHKIRVISPDIGGGFGNKVGVYPGYICAIVGSIVLGQPVKWVEDRIENLAATAFARDYHMTTELAATADGKITGLRCHVLADHGAFDACADPTKWPAGFFNIVTGSYDIPTAHVAVDGIYTNKAPGGVAYRCSFRVTEAAYAIERAIDLLAQKLKMDPAELRLKNFIKAAQFPYQSALGWEYDSGDYETAMRKAMEAVDYAGLRREQAEQRAAFDRGETRQLMGIGISFFTEIVGAGPTRNCDILGVGMFDSAEIRIHPTGSAIARMGTISQGQGHQTTYAQIIATELGIPADMIDIEEGDTDTAPYGLGTYGSRSTPVAGAATAMAARKIKAKAQMIAAHLLEVHEGDLEWDVDGFRVKGLPEKTKSMKEICWAAYNNLPPNMEPGLEAVSYYDPPNMTFPFGAYFCVMDIDADTGAHTVRRFYALDDCGTRINPMIIEGQVHGGLTEGYAIAMGQEIAYDEMGNVKTASLMDFFLPTAVETPIWETDHTVTPSPHHPIGAKGVGESPNVGSVPCFSNAVNDAFAHLDAGHIQMPHDNWRLWSVSKRLGLTG; encoded by the coding sequence ATGAACGACATGACATTGCCGCGCGAGGAGCGCGAAGCAAAACTCGAAGGCATGGGCTGCAAGCGCAAGCGCGTCGAGGATGTGCGGTTCACGCAAGGAAAGGGCAACTACGTCGACGACATCAAGCTGCCGGGCATGCTGTTTGGCGATTTCGTCCGCTCGCCCTATGCCCACGCCCGCATCAAGTCGATCGACACATCGGCGGCCGAAGCGCTGCCGGGCGTCAAGGCGGTGCTGACGGCGGAAACGCTGAAGACCGTCAACCTCGCCTGGATGCCGACGCTGGCCGGCGACGTGCAGATGGTGCTGGCCGACGGCAAGGTGCTGTTCCAGATGCAGGAGGTCGCCTTCGTTATCGCCGAGGACCGTTACATCGCGGCCGACGCGGTGGAACTGGTCGAGGTCGAATACGAGGATCTGCCGGTCGTCATCGATCCGTTCAAGGCGATGGACGCGGATGCGCCGGTCCTGCGCGAGGATCTGGAAGGCAAGATGGAAGGGGCGCATGGCCCCCGCAAGCATCACAACCACATCTTCGAGTGGACGGTGGGCCAGAAGGAAGAGACCGACGCGATCTTCGCCAGTGCGGCGGTCACGACCAAGGACCTGATCTCATACCATCGCTGTCACCCGTGCCCGCTGGAGACCTGCTGCTGCGTCGCCTCGATGGACAAGATCCAGGGCGACCTGACCCTTTGGGGCACCTTCCAGGCGCCGCATGTGGTGCGCACGGTGGCGTCGCTCCTGTCCACGATACCCGAGCACAAGATCCGCGTGATCTCGCCGGACATCGGCGGCGGTTTCGGCAACAAGGTCGGCGTGTATCCGGGCTACATCTGCGCCATCGTCGGCTCGATCGTGCTCGGCCAGCCGGTGAAGTGGGTTGAGGACCGCATCGAGAACCTCGCGGCGACGGCCTTCGCCCGCGATTATCACATGACCACGGAACTGGCGGCCACGGCCGACGGCAAGATCACCGGCCTGCGCTGCCACGTGCTGGCCGATCACGGCGCGTTCGACGCCTGCGCCGATCCGACCAAATGGCCGGCCGGCTTCTTCAACATCGTTACCGGCTCCTACGACATCCCGACGGCGCATGTGGCGGTGGACGGCATCTACACCAACAAGGCGCCGGGCGGCGTGGCTTACCGCTGCTCCTTCCGCGTCACCGAAGCAGCCTATGCGATTGAACGCGCCATCGATCTGCTGGCGCAGAAGCTGAAGATGGATCCGGCGGAATTGCGCCTGAAGAACTTCATCAAGGCGGCGCAGTTCCCCTATCAGTCGGCATTGGGCTGGGAATACGACAGCGGCGACTACGAGACCGCCATGCGCAAGGCGATGGAGGCGGTGGACTATGCCGGGCTTCGCCGTGAGCAGGCCGAACAGCGCGCCGCCTTCGATCGCGGCGAAACGCGCCAGCTGATGGGCATCGGCATCTCGTTCTTCACCGAGATCGTCGGCGCGGGTCCGACCCGCAACTGCGACATCCTCGGCGTCGGCATGTTCGATTCAGCCGAGATCCGCATCCATCCGACCGGCTCGGCCATCGCCCGCATGGGGACGATCAGCCAGGGGCAGGGGCACCAGACCACCTATGCCCAGATCATCGCCACGGAACTGGGCATTCCAGCCGACATGATCGACATCGAGGAAGGCGACACCGACACGGCGCCCTACGGCCTCGGCACATACGGCTCGCGCTCGACACCGGTCGCCGGTGCGGCGACCGCCATGGCCGCGCGGAAAATCAAGGCCAAGGCGCAGATGATCGCGGCGCACCTGCTGGAAGTGCACGAGGGCGATCTGGAGTGGGATGTCGATGGCTTCCGCGTCAAGGGACTGCCGGAAAAGACCAAGTCGATGAAGGAAATCTGCTGGGCGGCCTACAACAACCTGCCGCCCAACATGGAGCCGGGGCTGGAAGCGGTGAGCTACTATGATCCGCCGAACATGACCTTTCCCTTCGGCGCCTATTTCTGCGTGATGGACATCGATGCCGATACGGGCGCGCACACCGTGCGGCGTTTCTATGCGCTGGACGATTGCGGCACGCGCATCAACCCGATGATCATCGAGGGTCAGGTGCACGGCGGGCTGACGGAAGGCTACGCCATCGCCATGGGCCAGGAGATCGCCTACGACGAGATGGGCAACGTGAAAACCGCCTCGTTGATGGACTTCTTCCTGCCCACGGCCGTGGAGACGCCGATCTGGGAGACCGATCACACGGTGACGCCAAGCCCGCATCACCCGATCGGCGCCAAGGGCGTCGGCGAAAGCCCGAACGTCGGCTCCGTGCCGTGCTTCTCCAACGCGGTCAACGACGCCTTCGCCCACCTCGACGCCGGCCATATCCAGATGCCGCATGACAACTGGCGGCTGTGGAGCGTGAGCAAGCGGCTGGGATTGACGGGATAG